The sequence below is a genomic window from Thermoflavifilum sp..
CACCACTGGCATAGACAGAACCGGATCAATATATCCCCTCGTGAGATAAACACTGGCACTTGCTGCTGCCGTTACCCCAATCATGAAATTGCTGGTGGTGGTGGATACTTTAAAAGGGATATGCATGATATTGTCCATGGCCACCACTTTCAGCGAGCCCGAGCCCAGTCCTAACAATCCTGAAATAATACCGGCAAACATCATCATACCATAACCGCCTGCCACGTGATGCACGGCATAAGGAATTTTGCGACCATGTTCGTCCGGGAAATCACCGTTTAGCTTCAATATTCTGGCCAGTTTACTGGATTGATCCACATCCAGATGATCTTGTTTTTTCTTCAAAGAGATCAGCGCGGAATACAGGATAACGATTCCTGCAAGAATAGCGATAAAATACGTGGGCAGATAACTCGCCAGTATGGCGCCCACAATAGCTCCTGAAGTAGTGGCCACTTCCAGAAACATGGCGATCCGGATATTGGAAAACCCTTCTTTTACGTAAGCAGCAGCAGATCCCGAAGAAGTGGCGATTACCGCAACCAGCGAAGTGCCGATGGCATAGCGAATATCGATATGAAAGCCAATGGTGAGCAGCGGAATGATCACCACACCACCTCCAAGTCCGGTTAATGAACCCAGCAAACCCGCCAGCAATGCGCCTGCCAGTAGAATCAGCGTAAATGTGAGCAAACTCATAAAGCGTCTTCTTTCAAAGATGTGCAAAGGTACGGCAAGTGAACCTGCCAATTGGTAACCTGTGTCACACGTCTGGCAGAGAAAGCTCAATGCAGCA
It includes:
- a CDS encoding sulfite exporter TauE/SafE family protein, producing MSLLTFTLILLAGALLAGLLGSLTGLGGGVVIIPLLTIGFHIDIRYAIGTSLVAVIATSSGSAAAYVKEGFSNIRIAMFLEVATTSGAIVGAILASYLPTYFIAILAGIVILYSALISLKKKQDHLDVDQSSKLARILKLNGDFPDEHGRKIPYAVHHVAGGYGMMMFAGIISGLLGLGSGSLKVVAMDNIMHIPFKVSTTTSNFMIGVTAAASASVYLTRGYIDPVLSMPVVLGVLVGSMIGARILMKATTSWLRILFIVVITVLGLEMIYNGVLHKI